A single genomic interval of Cervus elaphus chromosome 26, mCerEla1.1, whole genome shotgun sequence harbors:
- the MTFR2 gene encoding mitochondrial fission regulator 2: MSFILSILREMLEYFGVPINQVLHIWENKDYGSARSIVRIIGKFLPLEPCPRPNFELVPLLNSMDPANCGSVVPSFADVWCVAHDEEASYLRFRNTTWKNEEEEKIASFHPLQLVEGPLTPALRHNKPRENDWPESETAIKKIAALEDELAFLRSQIATIVGRQELGNSTKAGFLDLNDRPSGFGQKPSSGATQLNVKEDSFSSSVLPSSLPPPPPPQISSVQPPCSSLKKIASNNICASDNSTTEVKNLQPDARKTNYSHHSKHQKNEDIPNMLDVLKDMNKVKLRAIERSPGGRPIHKRKREDSPWDPVSLISHALKQKFAFQEEDSFEKEDNCWESSPFSSPETSRVRL, encoded by the exons GTTTTACACATTTGGGAAAACAAAGACTATGGATCAGCTCGGAGTATTGTTCGTATCATTGGGAAATTTCTTCCTTTAGAACCTTGTCCCAGGCCTAATTTTGAG CTGGTTCCGCTCTTGAACTCTATGGACCCGGCTAACTGTGGATCTGTAGTTCCGTCTTTTGCTGACGTTTGGTGTGTGGCACATGATGAGGAAGCCAGTTATCTCAGATTTCG AAATACTACATGGAAaaatgaagaagaggagaaaattgCATCTTTTCATCCTTTGCAACTAGTTGAAGGTCCATTGACACCTGCTTTAAGGCATAACAAACCAAGAGAAAATGATTGGCCTGAAAGTGAAACTGCAATTAAAAAGATAGCTGCCCTTGAAGATGAGCTAGCTTTTCTTCGCTCTCAGATTGCCACAATTGTGGGACGGCAAGAACTGGGGAACAGTACAAAAGCTG gtttcttggacttgaatGACAGGCCTAGTGGTTTTGGACAAAAGCCATCATCAGGGGCTACTCAACTCAATGTCAAAGAAGATTCGTTTTCAAGTTCAgtgcttccttcttctcttcctccaccaCCGCCTCCTCAGATTTCTTCTGTACAGCCTCCATGTTCTTCTCTCAAGAAAATAGCATCTAATAATATTTGTGCATCAGATAATTCAACAACTGAAGTGAAAAATCTGCAACCAGATGCTAGGAAGACCAATTATAGTCATCATTCAAAACAccagaaaaatgaagatattcCAAACATGTTGGATGTTCTAAAGGATATGAATAAGGTTAAACTACGTGCTATTGAAAG GTCTCCTGGAGGCAGACCCattcataaaaggaaaagagaagactcaCCTTGGGATCCAGTGTCTCTAATATCCCATGCACTTAAGCAGAAATTTGCATTCCAAGAAGAAGATTCCTTTGAGAAAGAAGATAATTGTTGGGAGTCTTCTCCATTTTCTAGTCCAGAAACTTCAAGGGTGCGCTTATAA